In one window of Armatimonadota bacterium DNA:
- a CDS encoding GNAT family N-acetyltransferase yields MTEMNRRVCVRAATADDLPAIYEINRMGWDGVCIAEAVEQRHGVVGGTGWRERKAGEVDEACKQHLDRVIVAEAEGVLVGYATSFFNESDRVGEVANNAVHPNWRNRGVATALIGEVIHGLVREGATMLRVTTLERDLPAQRVYEKLGFREIARSVMYTMSADEASAALDRHGDDCR; encoded by the coding sequence ATGACGGAGATGAACCGGCGAGTGTGTGTCAGAGCGGCGACTGCTGATGATCTCCCTGCGATCTATGAGATCAACCGCATGGGCTGGGATGGCGTGTGTATCGCAGAGGCGGTGGAGCAGCGCCACGGCGTCGTCGGGGGCACCGGCTGGCGGGAGCGCAAGGCGGGCGAGGTGGACGAGGCGTGCAAGCAGCACCTCGACCGCGTCATCGTCGCGGAAGCCGAAGGAGTCCTCGTCGGCTACGCCACCTCGTTCTTCAACGAGAGCGACCGCGTCGGCGAGGTGGCCAACAACGCGGTGCATCCCAATTGGCGCAACCGCGGCGTGGCAACGGCACTGATCGGCGAGGTGATTCATGGGCTGGTACGTGAGGGCGCGACGATGCTGCGCGTGACGACGCTTGAGCGAGACCTGCCGGCGCAGCGCGTGTACGAGAAACTCGGATTCCGCGAGATCGCGCGCTCCGTCATGTACACCATGAGCGCGGACGAAGCGTCCGCAGCGCTCGACCGTCACGGCGACGATTGTCGCTAG
- a CDS encoding PIG-L family deacetylase, which produces MRKLNVVCISPHADDASIFCGGTLAKYARDGHDVHIVRVTNDDKDSFGMSREETIEVNAREASEAFRILGAAQTFHLDYPNDEMDPIPETDIREKFIRIFRQVKADIVMSFDPAGIYEENPDHTKCAQAADDACWQSGGDRYNPEHFADGLAPHTIAERLYYARRLPEVNHIVDVTETMDIKIQAVLAHRNMMANIVRGFREKLRANRLRIPWLDEMPPAEHPALVERFLRESARAVGAQVGVEYGEAFRRNRFGELEGFVMQHAVPMEE; this is translated from the coding sequence GTGCGCAAGCTCAATGTTGTCTGCATCAGCCCGCATGCGGATGATGCGTCCATTTTCTGCGGCGGGACGCTCGCGAAGTACGCGCGCGATGGGCACGATGTCCATATTGTGCGCGTGACGAACGATGACAAGGATTCCTTCGGCATGTCGCGCGAGGAGACAATCGAGGTCAATGCCCGCGAGGCTTCCGAGGCGTTCCGAATTCTCGGCGCGGCGCAGACATTCCACCTCGACTACCCGAACGACGAGATGGACCCCATCCCGGAAACCGACATTCGCGAGAAGTTCATCCGCATCTTCCGCCAGGTCAAGGCGGACATCGTCATGTCCTTCGATCCCGCGGGCATCTACGAGGAGAACCCGGATCACACCAAGTGCGCCCAGGCCGCCGATGACGCGTGCTGGCAATCCGGCGGGGACCGCTACAACCCCGAGCACTTCGCGGACGGCCTTGCGCCGCATACCATCGCCGAGCGCCTCTATTACGCGCGCCGCCTGCCTGAGGTGAATCACATCGTTGACGTCACGGAAACGATGGACATCAAGATCCAGGCGGTACTGGCGCACCGCAATATGATGGCCAACATCGTGCGGGGCTTCCGGGAGAAGCTGCGGGCGAACCGCCTGCGTATCCCGTGGCTCGACGAGATGCCGCCGGCCGAGCATCCCGCGCTCGTCGAACGCTTCCTGCGCGAGAGCGCCCGAGCCGTGGGAGCGCAGGTCGGCGTGGAATACGGAGAGGCTTTTCGCCGCAACCGCTTCGGGGAACTCGAAGGCTTCGTCATGCAGCATGCGGTGCCGATGGAGGAATGA